TCGGCAAGGATAGCGCGCTCAATCGGCGCCGCACCGCGCCAGTGCGGCAACAAGGAAGCATGTACATTAAGACAGCCGTATCGCGGAAGCGACAAAATACGCGGCGGAAGAATTGCCCCATACGCCGCAACGCAAATTACCTCTGGTTGCAACGAAGCAATCACATCGTAGATGGCATTATCGCGCAGCGTGGTCGGTGTAAAAACAGGAATACCTGCCCGATCAGCCAACTCACGAACCGGACTCGGTTGAAGTTCACGTCCGCGACCACGCACCGCATCAGGGCGCGTAAAAACACCGACCACTTCGTGATGAGCTATAAGATTGTCCAGTATGGTCGCCGCATACTTTGGGGTGCCCATAAACACGATCCGCACGCGATCCTCCTCCTTGGCGTTTCAGTCGTGCTTAAGCAATGGCTACTTCGCCTGGCTGCGCACCAGCCGCTAAAGCCGCATCGTAGTCGCGCAATGCCGCAATACGTGTAATGGGGTCGCAACTTTCAAAGAGCGTTTTGCCATTGAGATGGTCAATTTCATGCTGCAGGCAGCGCCCGAGCAATCCATCACCTTCGATGGTGCACACATTGCCGTCCAAATCGCGGTATTCGACACGGGCAAACGCACGGCGACGGATAGGCACGGTAATGCCGGGTACTGAAAGGCAGCCCTCCCCTTCAGTTTCCCATTCACCTGCAGTCTCTAAGATCACGGGATTGATAAGCGTAATAGGATTACGCTCTTCCGATTCGGTATCACAGTCGATAACAATAAGTCGCTTCAAGACACCGACCTGCGGCGCAGCAAGACCACAGCCATTATTTTCATACATTGTCTCGGCCATTTGCTGTGCGAGACTTTTAAGGCTCTCATCAGCAATATCAGCTTCCTCCGCACGCTGACGAAGGATTGGATCGGGAGACAGGACGATTCTCATAACCGTCACACCCCTTCTGTTCGTATAGTAAAGCGCCTGCCGGCACTGAGCAATTAACGCTGTTATTGTAGCGAATGAAGACAACGAACAGGCAGGACACCAGCGACAGCGCGAAAAGTCTCCACCAGACTGATGCCATCACGTAAGACGTCGTTACGTTTCCCCAAACGTAAACGTACTGCGATCGCGTTGAGCCTGCCTGCGCACCGCCAAATCACGTTGCATGCCCGCAACCGTCTGAAACAGGAGTTCCCGCTCTTGACTGTCGAGACCGTCTGGACGGGCGAGCTGACTCCGATATGCATCTATCGTATCTGACAAGTCACCTAAAGAAAGTTCTTCAACAAGGTATGCAGCAAAAGCAGCGATATCAGATGGATCGGGAGAACGACTTACTAATAACACCGTTGCATCAGGGGCACGTTGAGTAATGGCAGCAGCAGCTTCAGCTGGTGAAGCAGTCGGGTTTTTCGCCACACAATCTAAGAGAGCATCGGCAGCCTGCGCATGAAGTGCTTCATGCCAGTTTGTCTGAGCAAGCGCATCCGCATGGGTAAGCGTCAGGTGCGGATGATGAGCACAGACGCGTATCAGCGCGGCTTCAAAACGACGACGTGTCCGTTCGCTCTGCGGTAAAGCAGCAGGCTTGACCGACGAGGTCGTTTGCGGTTGAGATGACAATGCAACCTGACGATCTTGATGATCTGCGTTGCGCGAAGAACTTGACGACGAAGCAACCTGCGCACGGCGAGGTGGCTGCAGGCGTGAAAGACGTTCAAGCGCATCATCTTCACGAAAATGAAGACGCCCCGCAATCTGCACAGCATAATCCTGCGCAAGCAGAGAATCCTTAATAGGTGCAAGTAAAGCCAACGCATCAGCAAATGCAGCCGTCCGCCCCTCGGGCGTTGAAAGGTCAAACTGAGCAAGATGGCGATCGATACCGAAAGCGATTAACGGTTTTGCCTGTTTAAGCTCCGCTCGTAATTCATCAGCACCATACTTGTCGACAAAATCGGCCGGATCAAGGCCATCAGGCAAAGTACAAGCCAGTAGGTCTATCCGAACCTTTCCCGCCTCAGGTGTCATAGATTCATCGATAAACCCAAGCGCACGATCCGTTGCTCGCTGACCAGCTTCATCGCCATCGAACAGGTATATAACGCGCTGACCAGCATGGCGTGATAATGAACGAATATGCTGTGTGGTCAACGCCGTTCCTAAGGTTGCCACCACGTTTTTAACCCCCGCCTCAGACAGCGCGATGACATCGGTATACCCCTCAACCACAATCGCCTGGCCGCTGGCAGTCATAGCTGCCTTAGCGGCATCAAGACCAAACAGAATATTTGATTTATGGAACAAGGGAGTATCCTGGCTGTTGAGGTACTTCGGTTCGCCCGACCCAACAACACGCCCGCCAAAGGCAATACATTCCCCCTGTTCGTCGTGAATGGGAAACATAATGCGATTAAAAAACCGATCACGG
This genomic interval from Cryptobacterium curtum DSM 15641 contains the following:
- the dnaG gene encoding DNA primase, which translates into the protein MARVAGISDEDIQKVRAATDLVSLFSERVPLRQRGRDFWCCCPFHDEKSPSCKIDPATQQFYCFGCHEHGDVFSFVMKTEDIDFPDAVRRLADRAHIELHESGGRGGVSRSYKERLRGVCQETRDFYHQQLMRLKSPEADAARSYLASRGLGGQVPAHWHLGFAPGHGVLMRHLRSRGYTVKEMVDANVVVSRDNATPRDRFFNRIMFPIHDEQGECIAFGGRVVGSGEPKYLNSQDTPLFHKSNILFGLDAAKAAMTASGQAIVVEGYTDVIALSEAGVKNVVATLGTALTTQHIRSLSRHAGQRVIYLFDGDEAGQRATDRALGFIDESMTPEAGKVRIDLLACTLPDGLDPADFVDKYGADELRAELKQAKPLIAFGIDRHLAQFDLSTPEGRTAAFADALALLAPIKDSLLAQDYAVQIAGRLHFREDDALERLSRLQPPRRAQVASSSSSSRNADHQDRQVALSSQPQTTSSVKPAALPQSERTRRRFEAALIRVCAHHPHLTLTHADALAQTNWHEALHAQAADALLDCVAKNPTASPAEAAAAITQRAPDATVLLVSRSPDPSDIAAFAAYLVEELSLGDLSDTIDAYRSQLARPDGLDSQERELLFQTVAGMQRDLAVRRQAQRDRSTFTFGET
- the def gene encoding peptide deformylase, whose protein sequence is MRIVLSPDPILRQRAEEADIADESLKSLAQQMAETMYENNGCGLAAPQVGVLKRLIVIDCDTESEERNPITLINPVILETAGEWETEGEGCLSVPGITVPIRRRAFARVEYRDLDGNVCTIEGDGLLGRCLQHEIDHLNGKTLFESCDPITRIAALRDYDAALAAGAQPGEVAIA